Below is a genomic region from Roseovarius arcticus.
CGCGCGATACCTTGGTCTGACAACGCGTGGCGCGCAGCACGCCCGCTTCGCTGCGTTCCATGCGGATCACCCGATTTTCAATGAGCTGTTTTTAACCTGACCATTTTTTCCGGAGGATCGACTATGAGACATTTGTTGGCTGCCGCATGTACCGTAGGCGCATTGAGTTCCATTTGCGCCGCTCAGGAGCTTGAGCCGGGCGATGCCAATGAGGAGCTCGGGCGGCTCGCCGAAACCGCGCGCCAAGATGCCAGTAACCTTAGCTTTGAGGCCTTCCGCGACAGCACTCCCTTCGTCGAGGAAACCGGAAAATATTACGTCAATGGCGATACCCCCATCCGCAATGAAAAACTGTTGCGCGAGTTCTGGATGCGCAACGTGGCCAATGCGCCGCCCGTTCCGGCGGGCGAGGTGCCCGAGTTCGCCATCATCACGGTTGGCGGGCTGGACCAGATATGGACTGTGCGGCAACGCCATGCGCTGACCTATTGTGTCAGCACCGACTTTGGCAGCCGCCACGGCGCCGTCGTCGCGGAAATGGAGGCAGCCACATCTGCGTGGGAGGCGGTGGCCGATCTGCAATTCCATTACATCCAATCCGAGGATCAGGCCTGCGATGCCTCGAACGAAGAAGTGCTGTTCGATGTCCGCCCGGTAAACGCTGGCGGCGCTTTTCTGGCGGCGGCCTTTTTTCCCAACGATCCGCGCCCGGATCGAAGCGTGGTCATAGACGGCTCGTCGTTCACCCTTGATCCCAATCAAGCGCTGACCATGCGCGGTATCCTGCGCCATGAGCTAGGCCATGTTCTGGGCGGGCGGCACGAGCATACGCGGCCAGAGGCGGGGGCTTGCTTTGAAGATCAGGACTGGCGCGGGGTCACCGATTACGATGCGTTTTCGGTGATGCACTATCCGCAATGCAACGGGCTGGGCGATTGGACCCTGCGGCTGACCAGCTCCGACAAGAACGGCATCGCATGCATCTACGGCGCGGCTGCTGGCTTTGCCATCGACCCGGCAATTTGCGCACCCGCCGCAGGCACTAACGTGGCGACGCAGGAGGTGTTCGGACCATTCACGCTGGATGCCGACCAAATCGAAATGGTTGGCAGCTTTCCCGTGGCGCCGGGATCAACCTTTAGCGCTACAATGACCGGCACCGGCGATCCGGACCTTTACGTGCGTCTCGACCGCGCGGTTACACAGGCCGGGTACGATTGCCGCCCCTACACGCCGGGCGCCGCCGAAGCCTGCGTTTTTGACGTGCCCCCTGATGCATCGGAGGCCCATGTTATGGTGCATGGCTACGGCGCCAGCACCGCGAGCGTAACAATTGATTGGATCGCGCCATGAGGAATACCGTCAGAAGCAGGATCGAGATGAAATCGATTGCGTTGGCAGCGATCCTCGCGATGGGCGCGGCCGGCGCCGCCGCCCAATCAGCCGTACCCGAGCTTGTCCTTGAATGGCGCTCGCACAGTGACAATGCTGTTGAGCTTTCGACTGAGGTCGAGACGCTCTATCTGTCGCTGTTCAACTCGGGCAATCTGACGCTGCGCACCGTTAAAATGGATCAAAGCCCGTTCGTCGAGCATGTCCTGCGAAACGAGAAGCTGTTTTTCGGGGCGCATTTCCCTCAAAGCATCGACGCGATGATGTGCGATCTTAATCCAAAGCTGTGCAGCCGCACCCTCACCGGCGCCCCGCAAAGCCAACTCAGCGATCTGACGTCTCATGTCGGCGGTTTTGCCGCCAGCCCAGGGCGATGGCGCACAAGCGTCGGCAATACGATCGTTGTGCCCGATTACAACTTTCGCTCGATCACCACATTGGTTCGCAAGCAGGTGCCGGGCGACTGGACTGTCGATGATTTCACGATCAGCCCAGAAATGGATTGTTCCGCCTTCAAAGGCTCCTGCAAGGACGTGATCGCGCGCTTTAACCCACCCATCATCAAGGCACCGGACGGCAAGCGAAATGTGACCTTGCCACAGGTGCAACTGCAGGCTCCGGTGACGTTTCGAACGGACGCGCGATCGAAACTGGTCCAGAGCCTCGTCGGCGCGCTGGTAACTTCGGAGCGAACCAAGACATTCACCGATCCGAGCGCTGCGTTTTCACCGGTTTGGCAAAAGCAATACAGCGACACATCGCTTAACGATCTCGCGCTGGAAACCTTGCAGCCGTTTTTGCGCGCGACCGGCAGCATAAAAGAATACGGCCTTGGGGACGAGCCGCTGGTGGCGAGGCAGATGGACCTGTTCAAGCTGATCCATCATCCGTTCGCAAATCTTGAGGATCTGCCCGAGCAGCACCGCCATCCAGTTATCGTCGTGGTGATCGACACCGCGGTAACGAACGGGCACTGCGACCTGCCGGCAATGACATTCAGCGACGGCCATACCCTCACGTCGACCGAGCCTGCCGACGAGGGCGAACCGACTGCAGAAACTCTCCCAGATTGCAGCGAGATTGACCCATTAGCGCTCAGCCAATCTGAGCATGGCGCCGCCGTCGCAGGGGTTATCGCGTCGCCCGAAAATGGCAAAGGCATGGTGGGCGTCAACCCCTATGCGCGGCTGCATATGATCTCATTCGACAAAACCCTGTCACGGGATCGCCAGATCGTTCGCCTTGCGGAGCAGCTTACGACAGACATACCTGTCGGTGCCCGCGTGGCAAATTTGAGCTTCGGGCTGCTGCCCGATTTTCAGGGCAATGGCGAAGTCGAGAACGCTTTGCGGATCCATGAAAGCCGCCTGCTTATCGTCGCAGCAGCCGGCAATGAGGCAAAGGCGCTGAGCAACGGCTGCCAGTTAATTCCCGCCTGCCTCAACGCATTGGAAAACGTCATCACCGTGGTTGGCCTTGATGATAACCTTGACAATCCAGCCCCGTGGCGCACCGCAACCCAAGGCAGCAACACCAGCGCGATGTTCGAAATCGGTGCGCCTGCCATGAACGTGCTGACCACCACGTCCGGTAACGTATTTACCCACATGAGCGGCACGTCCTTTGCCGCGCCGCAGGTGACGGCGGTGGCATCGCTGATCTTTTCGACAGGCGAGTTTATCTATGGCGATGACCCGGCTTTGCTGCAGGCGGGCGGCCAGATTGCACCCAAAGTGGTCAAGGACCGGCTGATCTACACGGCCGATTTCTTTCCCGGTCTGAACGGGCGGGTGATGGCGGGGCGGCTGAACGTGGAGCGCGCGATAAACTTGCAATATGCCCAGTTCGAGTTGTTCGACGGTCGGCGGATTGTCGGCCAGGTCGTCGAGGTACCCAATACCATCGCCTGCCGCTCGCCCGATCCAGCGCAGCAGTTCCAGCCATGGTGGAATATCCGGCGACTGACGTTCAACGACGCCAAGGATCGTCACATTCTATTTCGCCATGTCGGGGGGGAGGACGGCAGCCGCTATGGCGCACTGGAGCGTGACGCCTCGTGTCTGGTGGCGACACTTTCGCCCATGGTCGAGGTGCGCAGAACGGTCGATGGCGTGCCTGAGGTGGTCAGCTTTCCGTTCAGCGCGATCCGCGATTACACCTCGCCATTGTTTCAGGGATGACGCGGGCCCGGCGGAGGTACGCATGGCTGATCGCGCTGTTCTGGGGCGCGGCTGCGGCGGCGCAGGATATTCCCGTTCTGGAATCGCGCATTGATGGCGGCGTGCGCGCCCTCGATCTGGTGATAGGCGCGCCAGAGCGCACAGGAGATGCCCCCGTGGTGTGGACCGGAGGGATCAGTATTCCCGATACCGACTATCTGCGCCTGCTGGTCCGCATCGAAGGGCCGCCCGCGCCACCGACTGCCAGTCTCTATCTGTTTTCCGATCTAGGGCAGGAATTCATCATCCCCCTCGCCGACATGCCCGAAGGCGGTCACTGGACCGGGCTGATCCCTAACGGGAACGTGACGATAGCACTCTATACCCCTGACCCGCTGAACATAGATACGACCGTGACAATCGAAAATCTGTCGATCCAACAGGATGATGTGCTGCTATATTCGGTCCATGGCGAGGCGCAGCTATGGCCGATCGCATCGCCCGAAGTGCCGCAGGACGTGCAGGCCCTCGCCGGGCCGGTCGCGTTCCTGTCGTTCTTTGATGCCGGGCTGCCTCGAACGTGCACCGGATTTCTGATCGAGCCGGATTTGTTGCTGACAAACGAGCACTGTATTCACTCGCAGGAAACCTGCCGTACGATGACTGCAGTGTTTGGCTATCAGCGTGATGAAGCTGGCAGATTGGCGATGGGTCAGCAGCGCAGATGCACAGGGTATGAGGACCATTACTCCAGCTTCGATCTTGACGTGACCGCCTTGCGCCTTTCGTCGCCGCCGGGCGAGGAGTACGGCATCATCGAAATACCCGACGAGCCGGCGGGTATGGCCGGCCCGCTAATGATCATCCAACATCCCGGAGACCTGCCCAAGCACGTGGCCCTTTTGGATTGCGAAATGACCGCAAGCCCGGTGTCTGGCCGCACGCCGGACAGCGATTTCACGCACACCTGTGACACGGCCAGCGGATCATCCGGCGCGCCGATCCTGAACGCCGCCGGCCAGTTGGTAGGCGTTCACCACTATGGCTTTCAGGAAGCTCCGGACAGTTTGTGGCGCGAAAACAGAGGGGTTTTGGCGGCCTTGGTTATCCCTTGGCTACGTGCGCTCACTCGGCCACAGTAAAAAGCGTCTCCTCATCCATCTGGCACGCCTTTGGCGAACCAGTGATGAACGCGCCATCGCGGCATAGCGTCAGAATTTCTGCACCGTGTCCCGCAAACCGCTGGCCCGGCCCGAGCGACATCCGCGGGAACGTGCCGGGATTGAGACCCGTCTCGACCTGATGCTCGATCGTCTCGATAAACAGCTCGCGCGAATAGCGGTCCACCAGATGATCCATCGCATGTTCGGCCACCTCGAACGCGAGAAGCGTATTCAACTGCGTCCGCTCCCACTCGGGCGCCCGAATGCGGCGGGCCCTTAGCCAGCCACGAAGGCGGTGGATCCGCTGGGGCGCCGCGTCTGGTAGCGCGTATCGCCATGTGACCGAGAGAGGCCGCGAAGGACGCAGCGTCAGTGCGCGCTCCGCTCCCTCCGCCAGCAAACCGCCCGCTAATAGAACCGTCCCGGTGAATTCAGCCACAGGTGGGTCTGACAGTAGGTTTTGCACCGCGGCCTCATCGCCGAGAAGCACGAGCGCGTCGGCCTGTCTCAGCTCTTCGGTCACTGCGATCCCGCTATCGGTCAACACGGCAACGACGTGCCGCGCCATCGCCTGCGACGCCTCGTCGCTGCCGTGCTGCACAAACGCGGCCTTCGCCCCTTCGGTGGCCAGTCGCGCGGCAATCATTTGCGCTTCTGCCGGTAGACCGCCTGACAGATGGATCGTAAAATGCCCCGGCGTGTTGGTCGGCCAGTCCGTTAGAGGAAACAGGCAAGGTAGATGCGCTGCCTCGCAGAAGGTCTGGACCGGGCCCCAATCCCCTAGGGCAGTGCCGCCCAACATGGCAAAGACTGGTTGGCGCGCATAATGCCGCTGTAGCTGGGCACCCCACGTCCGGGGCGGTCCCTCAAGCTGCCAGACATTCAAGCGCCACAGGCGCCTTGCGTAGCCGTACAGTGCTTTTTGGCGAGGTGAAAAATCAGCGCGCGACAACTCGCGCTCAATCTCGCGGTTTCGGATCGCAACGAAGGCGCGCATCACGTCCAGCATCGCCTCTGCGCGCGAGGGTTGCACGCCCGGCCCGACGACAGTGGCGAAATGCACCACCTGCGCATCGATCCCCGGATCAGGCCCGCGCCCTAGGTCAGACATATAGCTGGCAAGAGCCGCAACGGAGGCGGCATCCAGCGCATATCGCGGCATCGACGGGGCCAGCCTGCGCCCGCCCGGATCGACACCGTCTACCACGGCACCTGCCAGATCCGCCGCACCGGCATAGCCGGGCCGCAATCGCGGCGTGTGTGCGCGGGACTTGGCGATTGGCCCCTGACGTTCCTGATATAGTTCGCGCAACAGCCTGTCGCGGCGCGGCTCAAGCGGCGCTGCAAGAGTGTGTGCTGTGATGTCCGGCACACGCAAATCGCCCTCTGCCATGCCGTATCCGCTGGGGCGGTGGCAGCGCGTGCAGGCAGCCATCTGGCCCGACAGTCGCCCGCCGCCCGCCACCACCGCACGCAGCGGTGTGCCGTCCGGCAGAACGCCTTGCGTATAAATTCGTGTACCATCGGCGGACGCATCCTCCGGCGCGCCAGCCATTGCACCGGGCGCCAGCCATACCATCAGCAGCGCGCATATCAGGCGTATCACGATTGCGCTGCCAGCACCTCGCGGGCCGCTCCCGCGAGGTGCTCAGGCGTGACATCGCCTTCGAACCGCGCCCATGACGCCTCGCGGATGCGCAGCAGATAAAGCGCGCGATGCGCCATCTTGATGTCGCTATCTGCCTCGAATGCCAGTCGAACTGCGCCGATTGCACCGGGCGCGCCAGTAAACAGCCTCCACTCAGGCCCTGCACCGAACATATCGGCATAGGCCGCCAATTCAGCCGGGCCGTCGTGATCAGGGTCTATCGTCAGCGACCAAAACCGCACGCCCGCCCGCTCTGGTCCAAGGGCGTCTGTCGTAGCTGCCACAACCGACGACAAAATAGGGCAGATGCCGGGACACGTCGTAAAGATGAAGGTCATCAGCACCGGGCCCGGTTTTTGCAGCTCTGCCGCAAGGTCAGCCGCCTTGCCGGTCTGGTCGACCAGCGGCACAGATGGCATCCGATAGTTGCGCACTAGCCGTGATGGCGGCTGCGGGACTGCAGGATCGAACCCATGATGCACATGCTGCGCGCGTGCGGGCCGGACCATCAGCATCCCCCCTGCCCCCATCATCGCCGTGCGCCGGGTAATCATGGACATCCTCCCTCAGGTGTTTTTTTGCGGCAAATGGCTTAGTGCATTGAATAGATCGCGGCATCGTGGTGAAGCGGGTCAAACTGGTAGAACCGCAGCCGCGGCGACGGCTCGTAATTGAACTGAATCATCAGGCGGTGCGCCGATGGGGTGACGGTTATTATCGGATTACCACCTGCCACTGGCGTCTCTGTGCGCGTCGCCGCCCCGACAGCCACCGTTCCCGGCACCGTGTTGAACCGCGCGTGAAAGCGGCCGAAGGTGAACCAGGGGCCTGATCCAGCGGTCTTGATCGTCGACTGCCATGTATTTTCCCAGCCCCGCAAGCCGCCGAAGTCGACACTGAGGTAGCCGTGCGGAAAGTAATCGCCGTTCAGCAGGGTGATTTTGCCCATGTCGCCGCGCCGCCGCCATTCGGGAAACGCCACGGCGCCGCCTTTGCGCAGCTGGCCGTAAATCGTGTTGTTGAGAAACGCGAGCGTCATGTCGGTGTCTGGATCGGGCTGCAGGCCACTGGGCAGATGCGTGCGGTCGAGCCAGTCCAGATACGCGTCGCGCGCATCCAGCAACAGGGCGATCCAGATCTCGTCGCCACCAGTTGCAGATGGGGTCTTTGCCACTTCGTCCTGCATCAAGTGGAACGCGTTCCACATCCGCTTGGCCGGGGCCAGATCGCTGATCTTGGAAATGGCGTAGTCCATCTTTTCACGCTCAGTGACCGGCGCAGGCACCGGCGACTCAAAAAATCGCGTCATGATACCCAGCCGCGCGTTCACCATGTCGAGCGCGACCTTGTCCGCGCCGTTAGCTTCTTGAAACCGCGCGAGGCATTGGTCGAATTCTGCCTCGCTAAGCGTCGCCAGCCCCATATCGGCGATCATCGGTCCCAACTCATCCATTGGCGGCAGCATTTCCATGCTCTGCGGCCCCGGAAATCCGGTAAAGGCAAACCGTTCGTGATCGATGATGCCGGCGCGCAGCGGGTGACAGAACATTTCCTCAGTCGGCAGGCCGGGCGGCACCAGTTTCTGGCCGTTCTCCGTTGCTTGCGCGCGGGGCGGATGCACGCGCCAACCCCACGAATAGGTCAGATTGAAGTACTGCGCCGGGGCCATTTTGACGCTAAGCTCTACTTTGGTTCCGTTCTCCATCGGAAAGAAACTTTGATCGAAGGATGCGTAAAGCGGTCCGTTCACCCAATCCACCGCCTCCTCTGGCAGATTGACGTCCGCAGGCTGGCATCCTTGCGCCACCCCCCCGATATCGAGCCTGCCGGGGCAGTCAAATTGCATCACCATCGGCGAGAAATCATCGGCGCCGCGGCTCAGGACGAAAATCTCATAATTGATGACCCAAGGCTTGTTTGGCGGGATCGGTGCGGCGCCTGCACAGGCGGCCTGTGTCGGTTGCCCGTCGCCTCCGCAATTGGCATAGTCTTCAACTGGCGGCCCTATCTTGTTCCACCCGAAATCAAAAAACATCGTATCCGATTTGATGTTCCCGCCAAACCAAATCTGGCGCACGGTCACTTCGCCCCCGGTGATCATTCCATCTGGACCTCTGACTGGCAAAACGCGTTTCACACGGTTATGGCCAGAATGGTTGAGCATCGAAAATCCGAGGTAACCCCGGTCGCCCGGCACCTTAGAATCCGGCGCATCGTTTCCTTCGATCAGGTCGATGCCCCATGCCAGATGGTGATCAATCAGGTTACGCGCATCCGCTATGCGATCCGCTGCGCCTTCGGCATCGGCAATCAGGGCGTCCAGATCCACCGTATCGGGGCGGGTCAATAACGCGCGATATGGCTGTTCTGTGATCGTCTCAAATATCGTCTCAAAGATATAGCGCAGATCGTCGATCGGCGATTCACCATTTATGCGCGTCGCCACAGGGTCGCCGTCATGCAGGTTATATTCGCCTTTTTTGTTTGAGGGCAGCGTGTGGATCATCACGCCGCCCTGCGTGTCGCGCAAGTTGCGGTATGAGGTAGACAGCATGTTCGTGCCGGGCGGATTGGCGAAAGGGTCGACAGTCGTTACCACGCCGTCGATATCTATCTCACCGGGAAAGATCGCCATCGGCGTTTTGACGAAGGTCGCGCGGGTCATCACAGGTAACTCGATCCGCGGCAGGGTGGGATAGGCCAGCGACGGCAGCGAGATTTCAAAGGGAGTGATCCCCATCACGCAGTTTACCCTGCGCCAGTCCGACTGCGGCACGTTCGGCTGGCCGCCCGGATGGTCGGGGTTCAGGTATCGCTCCTCTTCGGTGCGCAGATCGGGCGCGCCGCCGGGGACGTTGAACCGCGTAACAGTGTTGGGCGGGTCAAAGACCAGCCCCGCCTCCAACCCGGAAAAGGCAAAGGAGTCAAAATCTGTCACAGCCGATTGCGCCCCTCCGGACAGATCCCCGAAATCGAGGAGATGGCCCTGCGCCTTAAACACCGGCGGGTCAGGCATCGTGCAGGGCTGCGCGAACGCGCCAGTCGTTCCTAAAATCACCGCCAATGCCGCGCCTTTGATTGATGTGCCTCGGGTCATAGCTTGGCTCCTCTAAAGAAAGTCTGGCGGTCAAATTCAGGAAAGAACGGCCGGAAATGGGCCTGCCCGGCGACGGGTTCGCGGACGGGGTGCGCCTGCATCGCGCATCCACGTAAGCCTTGCCGCAATATCAGGTGCCGAGGCACGTACAGGGGCCGCGCCCCAGACATCCAGCGCCTCGTTGCCGTACCGCATCAGCCCCATCGAGCAATCCATCACTGCCCGCTCGGGCGGCATGCGCAAAAGTTCCGACCGGGTGATCATCTTTGGCCCGGTTGGAACAGGGGCGAGGCTGCGGTGGACGTAGAACGCGGCGCGCAGCAAATCTACGTCGCCCGGATTAGCCCTCAGGAACAGCCAACGCCCCGCCTCGCCGGGCCCGCAGAACCCACCTGCCCCGGAGCGGCCCGCGTGGTTGGCCAATCCCAACGCACCGTCCGCGCCGGGATCTACCGTGATAGACAGAAACAGCGTCGTGTCACTTGGATCGCGGTCCAGCAGTTTACGCACGTCGGCCATCTTGGCAGAACAGTTCGATTCGGCGTCGTGGCCAATCGACATGAACGCTACCAAAACCACCTGGTCCCGGATCAGATCGTCGTAGAACGACCATTCCCTGCCGTCATGCGAAACGACCGGAACGTTTGGGATCGCGCGGCGGTTCAGGCGGGCTTGGCCTGTGGCTGGTGTCGTCCCCTGCATCCGGGTCATAGCGGCCTCCTGTCCCATCTCGTTCAACTGTCGTCGGGCGCATGTGCGCCGCCCTCGGGGTGCGTTTCGATATGCTCGCGGCGATGCACCTTGACCGCGTCACCCAGCGACTGCGCGATCAGATCGGAGTCAACCGGCGTGTCGAACCCCGCGCCCTGAGGAACGATGTCCCAGCGGACCATCATCGCGTGATCCTCATGCACCACGTTGTGGCAATGCATGATGTGGCGGCCCATAAAATCCTTCCACCGCGCGAAAACCACGACCTCGGTATTGGGCAACAGCAGCGCCACATCGCGCCGCGCCCCACCTAGGAAACGGTCCACCTTGGGCTTGCCCAATCCGATCAGCGGCAAAAACTCGACCCATTGAGCAAAGAGGTCGTAACTGCGGAATTTCATCGCGTCGAAATTGCCATTAAGCAGATCGCTGACCAGCTCTATCGCCTCGTCCGGGCCCATCGTCGCCAGCATGTTACCCAAGGCGGTAATTGCCTCACTCGGCAACACCATCGCCTCTGGGCTGGCCTCCCCGTCACTTGAATCGAACTGCCTCAGCTGCGGGACAAGCCGGTCTCTCAGCTCGTCCGAGCCAAGCTCCTCTAGTCCCTCGGCAAGTTCGGGTGCCTTAAAAATCTCGGCGAGCCCCTCGCGACCGGTAAATCCGCTCGCTTCCGTCTTGGCCGTATTGGGGGCGTCCATTCGCATCAGATTCTGCGCGCCCGGCGACGGAGCGACTGCCGCCTCGGGGATTACCTCGCTGTCTTGCACGAACTGCTTGGTCTGGATCGTTCCGCGCAAAAATGGCTGGCTATCGCGCTCAATAATCAGGAATTCTGTGAAATGGCTGTGAATTGGGTGGTGCCAGCCATTGCCGCTGTTGCGCATCGTCCAGATCTCGGCGGAGTCCTGTTCGATCCCGGCATCCACACGGTTCGGGTCAAAAATCTTGCCGTTGATCGTCCAAAGCCCGCCGTGATAATCGAATTCCCACAATCGGTCGCGCTTAACCTCGGTAAAGTCCACTGGCGGAAACTCCCGGAACAGCAGAGGAAATGCGCTAGGGTCCGCATCCCCTTCCTCGGGCGTGCCGTAATCCGAATGCACCGCGCCCTCAGCCAAATCGCCGACCTTGAACGCCATCATTGCGTTCGCGGCAAAGAAATCATCGTCCGTTGCATAATCCTTGGGGTCGATCTTGCGCTCGTTCGGGCCGCGCCCATGCTCCTGCTCCAACCTGTTGACCAGATAGACAGTCGATCCGGCGTAGTTCGAGAAATCGACAATCACATCGACCCGCTGCGCCACACCAAGATAGATGCTATGGGCCAGCACCGGATTGGGTTGAAAATTCCCATCGCCGCAGATCACGATAAAGGGGTGGTCCAGCTCGGTTGTAGGCTCGCCCATTTCGGGATCGTCCTCGGCACGCCCGAATGCGGCCTCCGGCGCGCCCTGGGCGTGCAGGTAAAATTCGTAGAACCGCGACGGGCCGCCATTCAGAAGCCGCAGCCGGTACTTCCTGGGGGTGACCTCTAGCGCGGGCTGAATCCGGCGGTTCACGGTCCAGCGGTCGCCGATGATCCCGTCCGTGTTGAACCCGTCGAATATAATCTGGGGCGACGGGTCGTACACCGGATCTGTCCCGGTATAGTTGCGCGCCTCAATCGCCTTGCGCGACCCATCGGCGAGAAACGCACCGCGATCCGTCCCTGCGAAATCGCTCCAGTCCTGTGAGCTTTCAAAGGTCCAGCGCGTCGTCTCTTCCCGGCTGAATTCGCGCGGTTTTCCATCAACCTCCTGCGCGAACAACAGATCGTGAAAAATCAGCGGTATGTCGAAATCATGGCTGGGCAGCAGCCAACT
It encodes:
- a CDS encoding matrixin family metalloprotease, which translates into the protein MRHLLAAACTVGALSSICAAQELEPGDANEELGRLAETARQDASNLSFEAFRDSTPFVEETGKYYVNGDTPIRNEKLLREFWMRNVANAPPVPAGEVPEFAIITVGGLDQIWTVRQRHALTYCVSTDFGSRHGAVVAEMEAATSAWEAVADLQFHYIQSEDQACDASNEEVLFDVRPVNAGGAFLAAAFFPNDPRPDRSVVIDGSSFTLDPNQALTMRGILRHELGHVLGGRHEHTRPEAGACFEDQDWRGVTDYDAFSVMHYPQCNGLGDWTLRLTSSDKNGIACIYGAAAGFAIDPAICAPAAGTNVATQEVFGPFTLDADQIEMVGSFPVAPGSTFSATMTGTGDPDLYVRLDRAVTQAGYDCRPYTPGAAEACVFDVPPDASEAHVMVHGYGASTASVTIDWIAP
- a CDS encoding S8 family peptidase; this translates as MKSIALAAILAMGAAGAAAQSAVPELVLEWRSHSDNAVELSTEVETLYLSLFNSGNLTLRTVKMDQSPFVEHVLRNEKLFFGAHFPQSIDAMMCDLNPKLCSRTLTGAPQSQLSDLTSHVGGFAASPGRWRTSVGNTIVVPDYNFRSITTLVRKQVPGDWTVDDFTISPEMDCSAFKGSCKDVIARFNPPIIKAPDGKRNVTLPQVQLQAPVTFRTDARSKLVQSLVGALVTSERTKTFTDPSAAFSPVWQKQYSDTSLNDLALETLQPFLRATGSIKEYGLGDEPLVARQMDLFKLIHHPFANLEDLPEQHRHPVIVVVIDTAVTNGHCDLPAMTFSDGHTLTSTEPADEGEPTAETLPDCSEIDPLALSQSEHGAAVAGVIASPENGKGMVGVNPYARLHMISFDKTLSRDRQIVRLAEQLTTDIPVGARVANLSFGLLPDFQGNGEVENALRIHESRLLIVAAAGNEAKALSNGCQLIPACLNALENVITVVGLDDNLDNPAPWRTATQGSNTSAMFEIGAPAMNVLTTTSGNVFTHMSGTSFAAPQVTAVASLIFSTGEFIYGDDPALLQAGGQIAPKVVKDRLIYTADFFPGLNGRVMAGRLNVERAINLQYAQFELFDGRRIVGQVVEVPNTIACRSPDPAQQFQPWWNIRRLTFNDAKDRHILFRHVGGEDGSRYGALERDASCLVATLSPMVEVRRTVDGVPEVVSFPFSAIRDYTSPLFQG
- a CDS encoding trypsin-like serine peptidase, with translation MTRARRRYAWLIALFWGAAAAAQDIPVLESRIDGGVRALDLVIGAPERTGDAPVVWTGGISIPDTDYLRLLVRIEGPPAPPTASLYLFSDLGQEFIIPLADMPEGGHWTGLIPNGNVTIALYTPDPLNIDTTVTIENLSIQQDDVLLYSVHGEAQLWPIASPEVPQDVQALAGPVAFLSFFDAGLPRTCTGFLIEPDLLLTNEHCIHSQETCRTMTAVFGYQRDEAGRLAMGQQRRCTGYEDHYSSFDLDVTALRLSSPPGEEYGIIEIPDEPAGMAGPLMIIQHPGDLPKHVALLDCEMTASPVSGRTPDSDFTHTCDTASGSSGAPILNAAGQLVGVHHYGFQEAPDSLWRENRGVLAALVIPWLRALTRPQ
- a CDS encoding SCO family protein, giving the protein MITRRTAMMGAGGMLMVRPARAQHVHHGFDPAVPQPPSRLVRNYRMPSVPLVDQTGKAADLAAELQKPGPVLMTFIFTTCPGICPILSSVVAATTDALGPERAGVRFWSLTIDPDHDGPAELAAYADMFGAGPEWRLFTGAPGAIGAVRLAFEADSDIKMAHRALYLLRIREASWARFEGDVTPEHLAGAAREVLAAQS
- a CDS encoding SCO family protein, whose protein sequence is MTRMQGTTPATGQARLNRRAIPNVPVVSHDGREWSFYDDLIRDQVVLVAFMSIGHDAESNCSAKMADVRKLLDRDPSDTTLFLSITVDPGADGALGLANHAGRSGAGGFCGPGEAGRWLFLRANPGDVDLLRAAFYVHRSLAPVPTGPKMITRSELLRMPPERAVMDCSMGLMRYGNEALDVWGAAPVRASAPDIAARLTWMRDAGAPRPRTRRRAGPFPAVLS
- a CDS encoding multicopper oxidase domain-containing protein, whose translation is MRSSRRNFLKAGATAASGIALAQTARSAGSHDTVREGERRLRHLVPPNGSPPDLLSRPSPPVTPFGIWPLAELSPPVARPLFTLTEAESAGLGDEAWWDKFREQFEIAADALRTDGFATSGAWSVRGEELTADGNVRIDIGDPPDPAAHQRFFEFRPRKFYINREVEFLWSYHAEYGDGSYSWGYHNIYSADDGSYRSTRACSPGPTFHTMYGEPILTRRINDLPNIGNNPGNARLRFALPSTTSHLHNAHTASESDGYPSDWINPGEYWDHHYANFPSGNDDREKLSTLWYHDHRMDFTASNVYAGLDGFYMLFDERDAKNADDGNTGDKDPSWLLPSHDFDIPLIFHDLLFAQEVDGKPREFSREETTRWTFESSQDWSDFAGTDRGAFLADGSRKAIEARNYTGTDPVYDPSPQIIFDGFNTDGIIGDRWTVNRRIQPALEVTPRKYRLRLLNGGPSRFYEFYLHAQGAPEAAFGRAEDDPEMGEPTTELDHPFIVICGDGNFQPNPVLAHSIYLGVAQRVDVIVDFSNYAGSTVYLVNRLEQEHGRGPNERKIDPKDYATDDDFFAANAMMAFKVGDLAEGAVHSDYGTPEEGDADPSAFPLLFREFPPVDFTEVKRDRLWEFDYHGGLWTINGKIFDPNRVDAGIEQDSAEIWTMRNSGNGWHHPIHSHFTEFLIIERDSQPFLRGTIQTKQFVQDSEVIPEAAVAPSPGAQNLMRMDAPNTAKTEASGFTGREGLAEIFKAPELAEGLEELGSDELRDRLVPQLRQFDSSDGEASPEAMVLPSEAITALGNMLATMGPDEAIELVSDLLNGNFDAMKFRSYDLFAQWVEFLPLIGLGKPKVDRFLGGARRDVALLLPNTEVVVFARWKDFMGRHIMHCHNVVHEDHAMMVRWDIVPQGAGFDTPVDSDLIAQSLGDAVKVHRREHIETHPEGGAHAPDDS